One genomic window of Bactrocera dorsalis isolate Fly_Bdor chromosome 4, ASM2337382v1, whole genome shotgun sequence includes the following:
- the LOC105225695 gene encoding uncharacterized protein LOC105225695 isoform X4, which produces MRAFAVFSLLAVSLALSNGYGVSHSGGGSGGLGLGLGLDIGGKGGLLGLGLGGGASLSSASANAASSSGSGSGYGGSGAGGASAGGSASSGLGLGLGLGAGLGGSGGAGAGGSSGGGGFDGGAGGSGGAGGYGGGKGASGGYGSYGASAGSSASAGAGGGAGGGFDGGLGGGLGGGSGGAGGFGGGKGGAGGQGSAGGSANAGAGGGFDGGFGGGLGGGSGSAGGYGGGKGNAGGYGSAGGSAGGSAGSGAGGGFDGGFGGGPGGFGGGQGSAGGHGSASAGGSANSGAGGFGGGLGGGSGGAGGFGGGKGGAGGHGSAGGSANAGAGGGFDGGFGGGLGGGSGGAGGYGGGKGGAGGQGSAGGSAGSGAGGGFDGGFGGGPGGFGGGPGSAGGHGSASAGSSANSGAGGFGGGLGGGSGGPGSGGGYGGGKGGAGGQGSAGGPAGAGGGFDGGFGGGLGGGAGGAGGFGGGKGGAGAQGSASAGGSAGSGFGAGGAGGYGGGKGGPGGFGSAGSGGGAGFDGGFGGGFGGGAGGQGGGGHGHGHRKHGQHGHGAGGPGIGLGLGLGLGGGLGGPGGFAGPGGFGGGGAGSAGGFGGSGAGGAGGFGGSGAGGAGGAGGYGAGGRGGAGGYGGSGGYGGASSSAHSSASSSASASASASASSGSFKTGYGR; this is translated from the exons ATGCGAGCGTTTGCAGTGTTTAGTTTGTTAGCAGTTTCACTGGCCTTGAGCAACG GCTATGGAGTATCACATAGCGGTGGAGGGTCCGGTGGACTAGGTTTAGGCCTTGGACTTGATATTGGTGGTAAAGGCGGCCTTTTGGGTCTTGGCTTAGGCGGTGGCGCTAGTTTGAGTTCGGCATCCGCTAATGCGGCAAGCAGTTCCGGTTCCGGTTCAGGTTATGGTGGAAGTGGAGCTGGTGGCGCAAGTGCTGGTGGTTCTGCATCGAGCGGGCTTGGACTGGGTCTAGGCCTTGGCGCTGGTCTGGGTGGCAGTGGTGGTGCTGGTGCTGGAGGTTCATCTGGTGGAGGCGGCTTTGATGGAGGTGCTGGCGGTTCAGGCGGCGCTGGTGGTTATGGTGGCGGTAAAGGCGCATCTGGTGGATACGGTTCATATGGTGCTTCCGCTGGTAGTTCAGCCAGTGCTGGCGCAGGCGGCGGCGCCGGTGGTGGATTTGATGGAGGCCTTGGCGGTGGACTCGGTGGCGGTTCAGGCGGCGCTGGTGGTTTTGGCGGCGGTAAAGGTGGTGCCGGAGGACAAGGTTCAGCTGGTGGTTCAGCCAATGCTGGCGCCGGAGGTGGATTTGATGGAGGCTTTGGCGGTGGACTCGGTGGCGGTTCAG GCAGTGCTGGCGGTTATGGTGGCGGCAAAGGTAACGCCGGCGGATATGGTTCAGCTGGTGGATCCGCTGGTGGCTCAGCCGGTTCCGGTGCCGGTGGTGGATTTGATGGAGGCTTCGGAGGTGGACCTGGAGGTTTTGGCGGCGGTCAAGGTAGCGCCGGCGGACATGGATCAGCATCGGCCGGTGGTTCGGCTAACTCTGGCGCAGGAGGTTTCGGAGGTGGACTTGGTGGTGGCTCTGGCGGTGCTGGTGGTTTTGGCGGTGGTAAAGGTGGTGCCGGAGGACATGGTTCAGCTGGTGGTTCTGCTAACGCTGGTGCCGGAGGTGGATTTGATGGAGGCTTTGGAGGTGGACTAGGTGGCGGTTCAGGCGGCGCTGGTGGTTATGGCGGTGGTAAAGGTGGTGCCGGAGGACAAGGTTCAGCTGGTGGCTCAGCCGGTTCCGGCGCAGGTGGTGGTTTTGATGGAGGCTTCGGAGGTGGACCTGGCGGTTTTGGCGGCGGTCCAGGTAGCGCCGGCGGACATGGATCAGCATCGGCCGGTAGCTCGGCTAACTCCGGCGCCGGAGGTTTCGGAGGTGGACTTGGTGGTGGCTCTGGCGGTCCAGGATCCGGTGGTGGTTATGGCGGCGGTAAAGGTGGTGCCGGAGGACAAGGTTCAGCTGGTGGTCCAGCCGGTGCTGGTGGCGGATTTGACGGAGGCTTTGGAGGTGGATTAGGTGGAGGAGCTGGTGGTGCTGGAGGTTTCGGTGGCGGAAAAGGTGGAGCTGGAGCACAAGGTTCAGCATCCGCAGGTGGTTCTGCTGGAAGTGGATTTGGTGCCGGTGGAGCCGGTGGTTATGGCGGCGGTAAAGGCGGTCCTGGTGGATTTGGATCTGCAGGCTCCGGCGGAGGTGCCGGTTTCGATGGCGGCTTTGGTGGTGGATTTGGTGGTGGTGCTGGCGGCCAAGGTGGTGGCGGTCACGGTCACGGTCATAGAAAACACGGACAACATGGCCATGGCGCCGGCGGTCCTGGTATAGGTCTCGGTCTTGGTCTTGGCCTAGGTGGAGGTTTGGGCGGTCCTGGCGGTTTCGCTGGCCCCGGCGGTTTTGGTGGCGGTGGTGCTGGTAGTGCCGGTGGTTTTGGCGGCAGTGGTGCTGGTGGAGCTGGTGGTTTCGGCGGCAGTGGTGCTGGTGGAGCCGGTGGTGCCGGTGGCTATGGCGCTGGTGGCCGTGGCGGTGCAGGTGGTTATGGCGGCAGTGGAGGTTATGGCGGTGCGAGTAGTTCAGCTCATTCATCAGCATCATCGTCTGCATCAGCTTCAGCATCGGCATCAGCATCGTCAGGTTCCTTCAAAACAGGATATGGCCGATAA
- the LOC105225695 gene encoding uncharacterized protein LOC105225695 isoform X6, whose translation MRAFAVFSLLAVSLALSNGYGVSHSGGGSGGLGLGLGLDIGGKGGLLGLGLGGGASLSSASANAASSSGSGSGYGGSGAGGASAGGSASSGLGLGLGLGAGLGGSGGAGAGGSSGGGGFDGGAGGSGGAGGYGGGKGASGGYGSYGASAGSSASAGAGGGAGGGFDGGLGGGLGGGSGGAGGFGGGKGGAGGQGSAGGSANAGAGGGFDGGFGGGLGGGSGGAGGYGGGKGGAGGYGSAGGSASGSAGAGGFGGGLGGGAGGSGSAGGYGGGKGNAGGYGSAGGSAGGSAGSGAGGGFDGGFGGGPGGFGGGQGSAGGHGSASAGGSANSGAGGFGGGLGGGSGGPGSGGGYGGGKGGAGGQGSAGGPAGAGGGFDGGFGGGLGGGAGGAGGFGGGKGGAGAQGSASAGGSAGSGFGAGGAGGYGGGKGGPGGFGSAGSGGGAGFDGGFGGGFGGGAGGQGGGGHGHGHRKHGQHGHGAGGPGIGLGLGLGLGGGLGGPGGFAGPGGFGGGGAGSAGGFGGSGAGGAGGFGGSGAGGAGGAGGYGAGGRGGAGGYGGSGGYGGASSSAHSSASSSASASASASASSGSFKTGYGR comes from the exons ATGCGAGCGTTTGCAGTGTTTAGTTTGTTAGCAGTTTCACTGGCCTTGAGCAACG GCTATGGAGTATCACATAGCGGTGGAGGGTCCGGTGGACTAGGTTTAGGCCTTGGACTTGATATTGGTGGTAAAGGCGGCCTTTTGGGTCTTGGCTTAGGCGGTGGCGCTAGTTTGAGTTCGGCATCCGCTAATGCGGCAAGCAGTTCCGGTTCCGGTTCAGGTTATGGTGGAAGTGGAGCTGGTGGCGCAAGTGCTGGTGGTTCTGCATCGAGCGGGCTTGGACTGGGTCTAGGCCTTGGCGCTGGTCTGGGTGGCAGTGGTGGTGCTGGTGCTGGAGGTTCATCTGGTGGAGGCGGCTTTGATGGAGGTGCTGGCGGTTCAGGCGGCGCTGGTGGTTATGGTGGCGGTAAAGGCGCATCTGGTGGATACGGTTCATATGGTGCTTCCGCTGGTAGTTCAGCCAGTGCTGGCGCAGGCGGCGGCGCCGGTGGTGGATTTGATGGAGGCCTTGGCGGTGGACTCGGTGGCGGTTCAGGCGGCGCTGGTGGTTTTGGCGGCGGTAAAGGTGGTGCCGGAGGACAAGGTTCAGCTGGTGGTTCAGCCAATGCTGGCGCCGGAGGTGGATTTGATGGAGGCTTTGGCGGTGGACTCGGTGGCGGTTCAGGCGGTGCTGGTGGTTATGGCGGCGGTAAAGGTGGTGCCGGAGGATATGGTTCAGCTGGTGGGTCCGCTAGTGGTTCAGCCGGTGCAGGAGGCTTTGGCGGTGGACTAGGTGGTGGTGCTGGTGGTTCAGGCAGTGCTGGCGGTTATGGTGGCGGCAAAGGTAACGCCGGCGGATATGGTTCAGCTGGTGGATCCGCTGGTGGCTCAGCCGGTTCCGGTGCCGGTGGTGGATTTGATGGAGGCTTCGGAGGTGGACCTGGAGGTTTTGGCGGCGGTCAAGGTAGCGCCGGCGGACATGGATCAGCATCGGCCGGTGGTTCGGCTAACTCTGGCGCAGGAGGTTTCGGAG GTGGACTTGGTGGTGGCTCTGGCGGTCCAGGATCCGGTGGTGGTTATGGCGGCGGTAAAGGTGGTGCCGGAGGACAAGGTTCAGCTGGTGGTCCAGCCGGTGCTGGTGGCGGATTTGACGGAGGCTTTGGAGGTGGATTAGGTGGAGGAGCTGGTGGTGCTGGAGGTTTCGGTGGCGGAAAAGGTGGAGCTGGAGCACAAGGTTCAGCATCCGCAGGTGGTTCTGCTGGAAGTGGATTTGGTGCCGGTGGAGCCGGTGGTTATGGCGGCGGTAAAGGCGGTCCTGGTGGATTTGGATCTGCAGGCTCCGGCGGAGGTGCCGGTTTCGATGGCGGCTTTGGTGGTGGATTTGGTGGTGGTGCTGGCGGCCAAGGTGGTGGCGGTCACGGTCACGGTCATAGAAAACACGGACAACATGGCCATGGCGCCGGCGGTCCTGGTATAGGTCTCGGTCTTGGTCTTGGCCTAGGTGGAGGTTTGGGCGGTCCTGGCGGTTTCGCTGGCCCCGGCGGTTTTGGTGGCGGTGGTGCTGGTAGTGCCGGTGGTTTTGGCGGCAGTGGTGCTGGTGGAGCTGGTGGTTTCGGCGGCAGTGGTGCTGGTGGAGCCGGTGGTGCCGGTGGCTATGGCGCTGGTGGCCGTGGCGGTGCAGGTGGTTATGGCGGCAGTGGAGGTTATGGCGGTGCGAGTAGTTCAGCTCATTCATCAGCATCATCGTCTGCATCAGCTTCAGCATCGGCATCAGCATCGTCAGGTTCCTTCAAAACAGGATATGGCCGATAA
- the LOC105225695 gene encoding uncharacterized protein LOC105225695 isoform X5 has protein sequence MRAFAVFSLLAVSLALSNGYGVSHSGGGSGGLGLGLGLDIGGKGGLLGLGLGGGASLSSASANAASSSGSGSGYGGSGAGGASAGGSASSGLGLGLGLGAGLGGSGGAGAGGSSGGGGFDGGAGGSGGAGGYGGGKGASGGYGSYGASAGSSASAGAGGGAGGGFDGGLGGGLGGGSGGAGGFGGGKGGAGGQGSAGGSANAGAGGGFDGGFGGGLGGGSGGAGGYGGGKGGAGGYGSAGGSASGSAGAGGFGGGLGGGAGGSGSAGGYGGGKGNAGGYGSAGGSAGGSAGSGAGGGFDGGFGGGPGGFGGGQGGAGGHGSAGGSAGGSAGSGAGGGFDGGFGGGPGGFGGGPGSAGGHGSASAGSSANSGAGGFGGGLGGGSGGPGSGGGYGGGKGGAGGQGSAGGPAGAGGGFDGGFGGGLGGGAGGAGGFGGGKGGAGAQGSASAGGSAGSGFGAGGAGGYGGGKGGPGGFGSAGSGGGAGFDGGFGGGFGGGAGGQGGGGHGHGHRKHGQHGHGAGGPGIGLGLGLGLGGGLGGPGGFAGPGGFGGGGAGSAGGFGGSGAGGAGGFGGSGAGGAGGAGGYGAGGRGGAGGYGGSGGYGGASSSAHSSASSSASASASASASSGSFKTGYGR, from the exons ATGCGAGCGTTTGCAGTGTTTAGTTTGTTAGCAGTTTCACTGGCCTTGAGCAACG GCTATGGAGTATCACATAGCGGTGGAGGGTCCGGTGGACTAGGTTTAGGCCTTGGACTTGATATTGGTGGTAAAGGCGGCCTTTTGGGTCTTGGCTTAGGCGGTGGCGCTAGTTTGAGTTCGGCATCCGCTAATGCGGCAAGCAGTTCCGGTTCCGGTTCAGGTTATGGTGGAAGTGGAGCTGGTGGCGCAAGTGCTGGTGGTTCTGCATCGAGCGGGCTTGGACTGGGTCTAGGCCTTGGCGCTGGTCTGGGTGGCAGTGGTGGTGCTGGTGCTGGAGGTTCATCTGGTGGAGGCGGCTTTGATGGAGGTGCTGGCGGTTCAGGCGGCGCTGGTGGTTATGGTGGCGGTAAAGGCGCATCTGGTGGATACGGTTCATATGGTGCTTCCGCTGGTAGTTCAGCCAGTGCTGGCGCAGGCGGCGGCGCCGGTGGTGGATTTGATGGAGGCCTTGGCGGTGGACTCGGTGGCGGTTCAGGCGGCGCTGGTGGTTTTGGCGGCGGTAAAGGTGGTGCCGGAGGACAAGGTTCAGCTGGTGGTTCAGCCAATGCTGGCGCCGGAGGTGGATTTGATGGAGGCTTTGGCGGTGGACTCGGTGGCGGTTCAGGCGGTGCTGGTGGTTATGGCGGCGGTAAAGGTGGTGCCGGAGGATATGGTTCAGCTGGTGGGTCCGCTAGTGGTTCAGCCGGTGCAGGAGGCTTTGGCGGTGGACTAGGTGGTGGTGCTGGTGGTTCAGGCAGTGCTGGCGGTTATGGTGGCGGCAAAGGTAACGCCGGCGGATATGGTTCAGCTGGTGGATCCGCTGGTGGCTCAGCCGGTTCCGGTGCCGGTGGTGGATTTGATGGAGGCTTCGGAGGTGGACCTGGAGGTTTTGGCGGCGGTCAAG GTGGTGCCGGAGGACATGGTTCAGCTGGTG GTTCAGCTGGTGGCTCAGCCGGTTCCGGCGCAGGTGGTGGTTTTGATGGAGGCTTCGGAGGTGGACCTGGCGGTTTTGGCGGCGGTCCAGGTAGCGCCGGCGGACATGGATCAGCATCGGCCGGTAGCTCGGCTAACTCCGGCGCCGGAGGTTTCGGAGGTGGACTTGGTGGTGGCTCTGGCGGTCCAGGATCCGGTGGTGGTTATGGCGGCGGTAAAGGTGGTGCCGGAGGACAAGGTTCAGCTGGTGGTCCAGCCGGTGCTGGTGGCGGATTTGACGGAGGCTTTGGAGGTGGATTAGGTGGAGGAGCTGGTGGTGCTGGAGGTTTCGGTGGCGGAAAAGGTGGAGCTGGAGCACAAGGTTCAGCATCCGCAGGTGGTTCTGCTGGAAGTGGATTTGGTGCCGGTGGAGCCGGTGGTTATGGCGGCGGTAAAGGCGGTCCTGGTGGATTTGGATCTGCAGGCTCCGGCGGAGGTGCCGGTTTCGATGGCGGCTTTGGTGGTGGATTTGGTGGTGGTGCTGGCGGCCAAGGTGGTGGCGGTCACGGTCACGGTCATAGAAAACACGGACAACATGGCCATGGCGCCGGCGGTCCTGGTATAGGTCTCGGTCTTGGTCTTGGCCTAGGTGGAGGTTTGGGCGGTCCTGGCGGTTTCGCTGGCCCCGGCGGTTTTGGTGGCGGTGGTGCTGGTAGTGCCGGTGGTTTTGGCGGCAGTGGTGCTGGTGGAGCTGGTGGTTTCGGCGGCAGTGGTGCTGGTGGAGCCGGTGGTGCCGGTGGCTATGGCGCTGGTGGCCGTGGCGGTGCAGGTGGTTATGGCGGCAGTGGAGGTTATGGCGGTGCGAGTAGTTCAGCTCATTCATCAGCATCATCGTCTGCATCAGCTTCAGCATCGGCATCAGCATCGTCAGGTTCCTTCAAAACAGGATATGGCCGATAA
- the LOC105225695 gene encoding uncharacterized PE-PGRS family protein PE_PGRS54 isoform X1 encodes MRAFAVFSLLAVSLALSNGYGVSHSGGGSGGLGLGLGLDIGGKGGLLGLGLGGGASLSSASANAASSSGSGSGYGGSGAGGASAGGSASSGLGLGLGLGAGLGGSGGAGAGGSSGGGGFDGGAGGSGGAGGYGGGKGASGGYGSYGASAGSSASAGAGGGAGGGFDGGLGGGLGGGSGGAGGFGGGKGGAGGQGSAGGSANAGAGGGFDGGFGGGLGGGSGGAGGYGGGKGGAGGYGSAGGSASGSAGAGGFGGGLGGGAGGSGSAGGYGGGKGNAGGYGSAGGSAGGSAGSGAGGGFDGGFGGGPGGFGGGQGSAGGHGSASAGGSANSGAGGFGGGLGGGSGGAGGFGGGKGGAGGHGSAGGSANAGAGGGFDGGFGGGLGGGSGGAGGYGGGKGGAGGQGSAGGSAGSGAGGGFDGGFGGGPGGFGGGPGSAGGHGSASAGSSANSGAGGFGGGLGGGSGGPGSGGGYGGGKGGAGGQGSAGGPAGAGGGFDGGFGGGLGGGAGGAGGFGGGKGGAGAQGSASAGGSAGSGFGAGGAGGYGGGKGGPGGFGSAGSGGGAGFDGGFGGGFGGGAGGQGGGGHGHGHRKHGQHGHGAGGPGIGLGLGLGLGGGLGGPGGFAGPGGFGGGGAGSAGGFGGSGAGGAGGFGGSGAGGAGGAGGYGAGGRGGAGGYGGSGGYGGASSSAHSSASSSASASASASASSGSFKTGYGR; translated from the exons ATGCGAGCGTTTGCAGTGTTTAGTTTGTTAGCAGTTTCACTGGCCTTGAGCAACG GCTATGGAGTATCACATAGCGGTGGAGGGTCCGGTGGACTAGGTTTAGGCCTTGGACTTGATATTGGTGGTAAAGGCGGCCTTTTGGGTCTTGGCTTAGGCGGTGGCGCTAGTTTGAGTTCGGCATCCGCTAATGCGGCAAGCAGTTCCGGTTCCGGTTCAGGTTATGGTGGAAGTGGAGCTGGTGGCGCAAGTGCTGGTGGTTCTGCATCGAGCGGGCTTGGACTGGGTCTAGGCCTTGGCGCTGGTCTGGGTGGCAGTGGTGGTGCTGGTGCTGGAGGTTCATCTGGTGGAGGCGGCTTTGATGGAGGTGCTGGCGGTTCAGGCGGCGCTGGTGGTTATGGTGGCGGTAAAGGCGCATCTGGTGGATACGGTTCATATGGTGCTTCCGCTGGTAGTTCAGCCAGTGCTGGCGCAGGCGGCGGCGCCGGTGGTGGATTTGATGGAGGCCTTGGCGGTGGACTCGGTGGCGGTTCAGGCGGCGCTGGTGGTTTTGGCGGCGGTAAAGGTGGTGCCGGAGGACAAGGTTCAGCTGGTGGTTCAGCCAATGCTGGCGCCGGAGGTGGATTTGATGGAGGCTTTGGCGGTGGACTCGGTGGCGGTTCAGGCGGTGCTGGTGGTTATGGCGGCGGTAAAGGTGGTGCCGGAGGATATGGTTCAGCTGGTGGGTCCGCTAGTGGTTCAGCCGGTGCAGGAGGCTTTGGCGGTGGACTAGGTGGTGGTGCTGGTGGTTCAGGCAGTGCTGGCGGTTATGGTGGCGGCAAAGGTAACGCCGGCGGATATGGTTCAGCTGGTGGATCCGCTGGTGGCTCAGCCGGTTCCGGTGCCGGTGGTGGATTTGATGGAGGCTTCGGAGGTGGACCTGGAGGTTTTGGCGGCGGTCAAGGTAGCGCCGGCGGACATGGATCAGCATCGGCCGGTGGTTCGGCTAACTCTGGCGCAGGAGGTTTCGGAGGTGGACTTGGTGGTGGCTCTGGCGGTGCTGGTGGTTTTGGCGGTGGTAAAGGTGGTGCCGGAGGACATGGTTCAGCTGGTGGTTCTGCTAACGCTGGTGCCGGAGGTGGATTTGATGGAGGCTTTGGAGGTGGACTAGGTGGCGGTTCAGGCGGCGCTGGTGGTTATGGCGGTGGTAAAGGTGGTGCCGGAGGACAAGGTTCAGCTGGTGGCTCAGCCGGTTCCGGCGCAGGTGGTGGTTTTGATGGAGGCTTCGGAGGTGGACCTGGCGGTTTTGGCGGCGGTCCAGGTAGCGCCGGCGGACATGGATCAGCATCGGCCGGTAGCTCGGCTAACTCCGGCGCCGGAGGTTTCGGAGGTGGACTTGGTGGTGGCTCTGGCGGTCCAGGATCCGGTGGTGGTTATGGCGGCGGTAAAGGTGGTGCCGGAGGACAAGGTTCAGCTGGTGGTCCAGCCGGTGCTGGTGGCGGATTTGACGGAGGCTTTGGAGGTGGATTAGGTGGAGGAGCTGGTGGTGCTGGAGGTTTCGGTGGCGGAAAAGGTGGAGCTGGAGCACAAGGTTCAGCATCCGCAGGTGGTTCTGCTGGAAGTGGATTTGGTGCCGGTGGAGCCGGTGGTTATGGCGGCGGTAAAGGCGGTCCTGGTGGATTTGGATCTGCAGGCTCCGGCGGAGGTGCCGGTTTCGATGGCGGCTTTGGTGGTGGATTTGGTGGTGGTGCTGGCGGCCAAGGTGGTGGCGGTCACGGTCACGGTCATAGAAAACACGGACAACATGGCCATGGCGCCGGCGGTCCTGGTATAGGTCTCGGTCTTGGTCTTGGCCTAGGTGGAGGTTTGGGCGGTCCTGGCGGTTTCGCTGGCCCCGGCGGTTTTGGTGGCGGTGGTGCTGGTAGTGCCGGTGGTTTTGGCGGCAGTGGTGCTGGTGGAGCTGGTGGTTTCGGCGGCAGTGGTGCTGGTGGAGCCGGTGGTGCCGGTGGCTATGGCGCTGGTGGCCGTGGCGGTGCAGGTGGTTATGGCGGCAGTGGAGGTTATGGCGGTGCGAGTAGTTCAGCTCATTCATCAGCATCATCGTCTGCATCAGCTTCAGCATCGGCATCAGCATCGTCAGGTTCCTTCAAAACAGGATATGGCCGATAA
- the LOC105225695 gene encoding uncharacterized protein LOC105225695 isoform X10, with protein sequence MRAFAVFSLLAVSLALSNGYGVSHSGGGSGGLGLGLGLDIGGKGGLLGLGLGGGASLSSASANAASSSGSGSGYGGSGAGGASAGGSASSGLGLGLGLGAGLGGSGGAGAGGSSGGGGFDGGAGGSGGAGGYGGGKGASGGYGSYGASAGSSASAGAGGGAGGGFDGGLGGGLGGGSGGAGGFGGGKGGAGGQGSAGGSANAGAGGGFDGGFGGGLGGGSGGAGGYGGGKGGFDGGFGGGLGGGSGGAGGYGGGKGGAGGQGSAGGSAGSGAGGGFDGGFGGGPGGFGGGPGSAGGHGSASAGSSANSGAGGFGGGLGGGSGGPGSGGGYGGGKGGAGGQGSAGGPAGAGGGFDGGFGGGLGGGAGGAGGFGGGKGGAGAQGSASAGGSAGSGFGAGGAGGYGGGKGGPGGFGSAGSGGGAGFDGGFGGGFGGGAGGQGGGGHGHGHRKHGQHGHGAGGPGIGLGLGLGLGGGLGGPGGFAGPGGFGGGGAGSAGGFGGSGAGGAGGFGGSGAGGAGGAGGYGAGGRGGAGGYGGSGGYGGASSSAHSSASSSASASASASASSGSFKTGYGR encoded by the exons ATGCGAGCGTTTGCAGTGTTTAGTTTGTTAGCAGTTTCACTGGCCTTGAGCAACG GCTATGGAGTATCACATAGCGGTGGAGGGTCCGGTGGACTAGGTTTAGGCCTTGGACTTGATATTGGTGGTAAAGGCGGCCTTTTGGGTCTTGGCTTAGGCGGTGGCGCTAGTTTGAGTTCGGCATCCGCTAATGCGGCAAGCAGTTCCGGTTCCGGTTCAGGTTATGGTGGAAGTGGAGCTGGTGGCGCAAGTGCTGGTGGTTCTGCATCGAGCGGGCTTGGACTGGGTCTAGGCCTTGGCGCTGGTCTGGGTGGCAGTGGTGGTGCTGGTGCTGGAGGTTCATCTGGTGGAGGCGGCTTTGATGGAGGTGCTGGCGGTTCAGGCGGCGCTGGTGGTTATGGTGGCGGTAAAGGCGCATCTGGTGGATACGGTTCATATGGTGCTTCCGCTGGTAGTTCAGCCAGTGCTGGCGCAGGCGGCGGCGCCGGTGGTGGATTTGATGGAGGCCTTGGCGGTGGACTCGGTGGCGGTTCAGGCGGCGCTGGTGGTTTTGGCGGCGGTAAAGGTGGTGCCGGAGGACAAGGTTCAGCTGGTGGTTCAGCCAATGCTGGCGCCGGAGGTGGATTTGATGGAGGCTTTGGCGGTGGACTCGGTGGCGGTTCAGGCGGTGCTGGTGGTTATGGCGGCGGTAAAG GTGGATTTGATGGAGGCTTTGGAGGTGGACTAGGTGGCGGTTCAGGCGGCGCTGGTGGTTATGGCGGTGGTAAAGGTGGTGCCGGAGGACAAGGTTCAGCTGGTGGCTCAGCCGGTTCCGGCGCAGGTGGTGGTTTTGATGGAGGCTTCGGAGGTGGACCTGGCGGTTTTGGCGGCGGTCCAGGTAGCGCCGGCGGACATGGATCAGCATCGGCCGGTAGCTCGGCTAACTCCGGCGCCGGAGGTTTCGGAGGTGGACTTGGTGGTGGCTCTGGCGGTCCAGGATCCGGTGGTGGTTATGGCGGCGGTAAAGGTGGTGCCGGAGGACAAGGTTCAGCTGGTGGTCCAGCCGGTGCTGGTGGCGGATTTGACGGAGGCTTTGGAGGTGGATTAGGTGGAGGAGCTGGTGGTGCTGGAGGTTTCGGTGGCGGAAAAGGTGGAGCTGGAGCACAAGGTTCAGCATCCGCAGGTGGTTCTGCTGGAAGTGGATTTGGTGCCGGTGGAGCCGGTGGTTATGGCGGCGGTAAAGGCGGTCCTGGTGGATTTGGATCTGCAGGCTCCGGCGGAGGTGCCGGTTTCGATGGCGGCTTTGGTGGTGGATTTGGTGGTGGTGCTGGCGGCCAAGGTGGTGGCGGTCACGGTCACGGTCATAGAAAACACGGACAACATGGCCATGGCGCCGGCGGTCCTGGTATAGGTCTCGGTCTTGGTCTTGGCCTAGGTGGAGGTTTGGGCGGTCCTGGCGGTTTCGCTGGCCCCGGCGGTTTTGGTGGCGGTGGTGCTGGTAGTGCCGGTGGTTTTGGCGGCAGTGGTGCTGGTGGAGCTGGTGGTTTCGGCGGCAGTGGTGCTGGTGGAGCCGGTGGTGCCGGTGGCTATGGCGCTGGTGGCCGTGGCGGTGCAGGTGGTTATGGCGGCAGTGGAGGTTATGGCGGTGCGAGTAGTTCAGCTCATTCATCAGCATCATCGTCTGCATCAGCTTCAGCATCGGCATCAGCATCGTCAGGTTCCTTCAAAACAGGATATGGCCGATAA